A genomic segment from Nonomuraea helvata encodes:
- a CDS encoding sec-independent translocase translates to MFGLGWMEVGALIVIALLVFGPDKLPQAASQAGRTLRNLRRMANNARDDLRAGLGPEFQNFDPSDLNPRNFVRKHLLDDLEDDWNNSKSRELEPAAAPYTPEPVVDELGFGEVPPYDSEAT, encoded by the coding sequence GTGTTCGGACTCGGATGGATGGAGGTCGGAGCGCTGATCGTCATCGCGCTCCTCGTCTTCGGTCCCGACAAGCTGCCTCAGGCCGCCTCACAGGCAGGCAGGACGCTGCGCAATCTGCGCCGGATGGCGAACAACGCACGTGACGACCTGCGGGCCGGTCTGGGCCCCGAGTTCCAGAACTTCGACCCCTCCGACCTCAACCCGCGCAACTTCGTCCGCAAGCACCTCCTCGACGATCTCGAGGACGACTGGAACAACAGCAAGTCCCGTGAGCTGGAGCCCGCCGCGGCTCCGTACACGCCGGAGCCGGTGGTGGACGAGCTGGGCTTCGGGGAAGTGCCCCCGTACGACTCAGAGGCGACCTGA
- a CDS encoding Mrp/NBP35 family ATP-binding protein: protein MALTQEQVTAALATVIDPEIRRPITDLDMVKSIDIAPDGVVRVGVFLTVSGCPLKDTIRRDVTNAVAKLDGVTGVQIELDVMSTEQRKALQTKLRGNRGPEKEIPFNQPGSLTRVFAVASGKGGVGKSSVTVNLAAAMAAGGLKVGIVDADIYGHSIPRMLGADERPTKVEDMIMPPVAHDIKVISVGMFKPEGNTPVVWRGPMLDRALHQFLADVYWGDLDVLLLDLPPGTGDIAISVAQRLPTAEILVVTTPQMAAAEVAERAGSIAAQTHQQIAGVIENMAWLPCPHCDERIAVFGEGGGQTVADALTRTLGSRVPLLGQVPIDLRLREGGDEGKPLVLTDPDSPAAAELRTIASTLTKRSSSLKGLHLNLSPR, encoded by the coding sequence ATGGCACTAACCCAGGAACAGGTGACGGCCGCCCTCGCCACCGTCATCGACCCCGAGATCCGTCGGCCCATCACGGACCTCGACATGGTCAAGAGCATCGATATCGCTCCCGACGGCGTGGTGCGCGTGGGCGTCTTCCTCACCGTGTCGGGGTGTCCGCTGAAGGACACGATCCGCCGTGACGTCACCAACGCCGTCGCCAAGCTGGACGGCGTGACGGGCGTCCAGATCGAGCTCGACGTCATGAGCACCGAGCAGCGCAAGGCCCTCCAGACCAAGCTGCGGGGCAACCGCGGGCCGGAGAAGGAGATCCCGTTCAACCAGCCGGGCTCGCTGACCCGCGTGTTCGCGGTCGCCAGCGGCAAGGGCGGGGTCGGCAAGTCGTCCGTGACGGTCAACCTGGCCGCCGCGATGGCCGCGGGCGGCCTGAAGGTCGGCATCGTCGACGCCGACATCTACGGCCACAGCATCCCGCGCATGCTGGGCGCCGACGAGCGGCCCACCAAGGTCGAAGACATGATCATGCCGCCGGTGGCCCATGACATCAAGGTCATCTCGGTCGGGATGTTCAAGCCGGAGGGCAACACGCCGGTGGTCTGGCGCGGTCCGATGCTCGACCGGGCGCTCCACCAGTTCCTGGCCGACGTCTACTGGGGCGACCTCGACGTACTCCTCCTCGACCTGCCCCCGGGCACCGGCGACATCGCGATCTCGGTGGCACAGCGGCTGCCGACGGCGGAGATCCTGGTCGTGACGACGCCGCAGATGGCCGCCGCCGAGGTGGCCGAGCGGGCGGGCTCGATCGCCGCGCAGACGCACCAGCAGATCGCCGGGGTCATCGAGAACATGGCCTGGCTGCCCTGCCCCCACTGCGACGAGCGCATCGCGGTGTTCGGCGAGGGCGGCGGTCAGACGGTCGCCGACGCGCTGACCCGCACGCTGGGATCACGCGTCCCGCTGCTGGGCCAGGTCCCGATCGACCTCCGGCTCCGCGAGGGCGGCGACGAGGGCAAGCCCTTGGTCCTGACCGACCCCGACTCCCCGGCCGCCGCCGAGCTCCGCACGATCGCCTCCACCCTGACCAAGCGCTCCAGCAGCCTCAAGGGCCTCCACCTCAACCTCTCCCCCCGCTGA